The Candidatus Methylomirabilota bacterium genomic interval CGGGCTCAGTGCCCGTTGCCTTCGCCGAAGCCGTCCGACCCTCGCAGGCGATCCTCCGTTCCCGGGATGTAGCGCCGCTCGAGCTCCTGGAAGTGGGCGACCCTGGCCATCACGTGATGGCTCTCCGTGGGGTGCCCCGCCTTGGTGCGCTCGAGCCCCCACTGCCCCTGCTCCTCGTTCTTGGCGAGCTCGTGCATGGCGTTCCACACGGCGTACATGGCGGCGTGCGCGCCATAAAGCGTGATGAAGATGAACCGGTAGCCGAGCTCGCCAAGCTCGCGAAACGTGAAGGGGCTCGGGTCCTTGTGCCAGCGAAACGACGACGAGTAGTTGAAGGCCAGGGGCAGCTTCGGATGCGTCTGCCGCATGGCCCGGGCGAACTCGATGGCGGGGCCGCGGTCGGAGTTCGACAGCTCGCACCAGACCAGGTCGACGCCAGCGTCGGCATAGGCCCGCCCGCGCCAGATGGCCTCCTCCATGCTGCCCCCCACCGCCCCGTAGGCGTCCGTGCGCGCGATGACCACGAAGTCGCGATCGAGCCTGTCCCGCTCGGCGAGAGCGGCTCGGTACTTTCCGATCGCCTCCTCGCGCGACACCACCGTCTTGCCGGCGATGTGGCCGCACCGCTTGGGGAAGCGCTGGTCCTCGAGGTGGATGCCCGCCACGCCCGTCTTGACGAATTCCTGCACGGTGCGCATGGTCGAGAGCGCGTTGCCGTAGCCGTCGTCGGCGTCGGCGATGATCGGCACCTCGACGGCGCTGGCCACCATGGAAGCCGTCTTGGCCACCTCGGTCATGGTCAGGAGGCCCATGTCCGGCCATCCGTTGAGCATGGCCACCGAGTAGCCGGACAGATAGATCGACTTCATGCCCGCGCTCTCCGCGATCTGCGCGTCGAGGGGCGAGTAGATTCCGCCCGTGTAGAGATACGGCTCATCACGGAGCAGCTGACGGAAGATCGTGCCCTTGCTCTCCATGTTTTCCTCCTCGCTCAGAGCCGCGCGGGCGCCGACGGCGCCCACGGCAGCTCGAGCAGGTTCTCGGCGCAGCGGCCGCAGTAGTGGGTGGACTCGAGCTGATA includes:
- a CDS encoding isocitrate lyase/PEP mutase family protein, giving the protein MESKGTIFRQLLRDEPYLYTGGIYSPLDAQIAESAGMKSIYLSGYSVAMLNGWPDMGLLTMTEVAKTASMVASAVEVPIIADADDGYGNALSTMRTVQEFVKTGVAGIHLEDQRFPKRCGHIAGKTVVSREEAIGKYRAALAERDRLDRDFVVIARTDAYGAVGGSMEEAIWRGRAYADAGVDLVWCELSNSDRGPAIEFARAMRQTHPKLPLAFNYSSSFRWHKDPSPFTFRELGELGYRFIFITLYGAHAAMYAVWNAMHELAKNEEQGQWGLERTKAGHPTESHHVMARVAHFQELERRYIPGTEDRLRGSDGFGEGNGH